From the Luteolibacter arcticus genome, one window contains:
- a CDS encoding DNA gyrase/topoisomerase IV subunit A, with amino-acid sequence MMHDPDQHASLGAMYSDYFLDYASYVIMERAVPHLNDGLKPVQRRILHSMKELDDGRYNKVANVVGNTMKYHPHGDQSIGDAMVQLGQKDLMIDCQGNWGNTLTGDGAAAPRYIEARLTKFALDITFNPKTTDWTPSYDGRNKEPITLPVKFPLLLAQGVEGIAVGLACKMLPHNFIELIDASIAVLRKEPFELLPDFPTAGIMDASDYKDGLRGGRVRVRARISTEKKGILRITEIPFGTTTGAVMDSIVAAADKGKIKIAKIEDNTAAHVDILVHLPSGVDAENLRDALYAFTDCELSLSPNACVIADDKPQFLGVSEILRRNTEQTKDLLRQELEIRLGELAEKWHFSSLEKIFIENRIYRDIEECTTWEAVLKAIDDGLKPFKKLLKREVTEEDLVRLTEIKIKRISKFDSFKADEEIKSLEKDIEETEKNLKQLTKYAVRWYEDLKKKYGKGRERKTEISSFDRVDRSQVILATETLYLDDKNGFAGFGLKKETPLEKCSTLDDVVIFGQDGKMRIVKVADKFFVGPRPLRVAIFRKDEDLIYSMIYRDGKEGAILAKRFRVGGITRDKEYDLMKGTPGSRIFYFAVHKSEAESADQLLVVHIKPALRLRNVSRPFSFGEVPIKGRSSGGNIVTKLPIDRVVRAPKDFDPEVGA; translated from the coding sequence ATGATGCACGATCCGGACCAGCACGCCTCCCTGGGGGCGATGTATTCCGACTACTTCCTCGACTACGCCTCCTATGTAATCATGGAGCGCGCCGTCCCCCATTTGAACGACGGCCTCAAGCCCGTCCAACGGCGCATCCTCCACTCGATGAAGGAGCTCGACGACGGCCGCTACAACAAGGTGGCCAACGTCGTCGGGAACACGATGAAGTATCACCCGCACGGCGATCAGTCGATCGGCGATGCGATGGTCCAGCTCGGGCAAAAGGATCTGATGATCGACTGCCAGGGCAACTGGGGCAACACCTTGACTGGCGACGGTGCGGCGGCTCCGCGATACATCGAGGCCCGGCTCACCAAGTTCGCGCTCGACATCACCTTCAACCCGAAGACGACCGACTGGACGCCCTCCTACGACGGCCGCAACAAGGAGCCGATCACCCTGCCGGTGAAGTTCCCGCTGCTCCTCGCCCAAGGCGTCGAGGGCATCGCGGTCGGCCTTGCGTGCAAGATGCTGCCGCACAATTTCATCGAGCTGATCGATGCCTCGATTGCGGTGCTGCGGAAGGAGCCCTTCGAGCTGCTGCCCGATTTTCCGACCGCCGGCATCATGGACGCCAGCGACTATAAGGATGGCTTGCGCGGTGGCCGCGTCCGCGTGCGGGCCCGCATTTCCACCGAGAAGAAGGGCATCCTGCGCATCACCGAGATTCCCTTCGGCACGACGACCGGTGCGGTGATGGATTCCATCGTCGCCGCCGCGGACAAGGGGAAGATCAAAATCGCCAAGATCGAGGACAATACCGCGGCCCATGTGGACATCCTGGTCCACCTGCCGTCCGGCGTGGATGCGGAGAACCTGCGCGATGCGCTCTACGCCTTCACCGATTGCGAGCTGAGCCTTTCGCCGAACGCCTGCGTCATCGCCGATGACAAGCCGCAGTTCCTTGGCGTTTCCGAGATCCTTCGCCGCAATACCGAGCAGACGAAGGACCTGCTCCGCCAAGAACTCGAGATCCGCCTCGGCGAGTTGGCCGAGAAGTGGCACTTCAGCTCGCTGGAGAAGATCTTCATCGAGAACCGCATCTACCGTGACATCGAAGAGTGCACGACGTGGGAAGCGGTGCTGAAGGCCATCGATGATGGCTTGAAGCCCTTCAAGAAGCTGCTCAAGCGCGAGGTGACCGAGGAAGACCTGGTCCGCCTCACCGAGATCAAGATCAAGCGCATCTCGAAGTTCGACTCCTTCAAGGCCGACGAGGAAATCAAGTCGCTGGAGAAGGACATCGAGGAGACCGAGAAGAACCTCAAGCAGCTCACGAAATATGCCGTCCGCTGGTATGAGGACCTGAAGAAGAAATACGGCAAGGGCCGCGAACGGAAGACGGAGATTTCCTCATTCGATCGCGTCGATCGCAGCCAGGTCATCCTCGCCACCGAGACGCTCTATCTCGACGACAAGAACGGCTTCGCCGGCTTCGGCCTGAAGAAGGAGACGCCGCTCGAGAAGTGCTCCACGCTCGATGACGTCGTCATCTTCGGCCAAGACGGGAAGATGCGCATCGTGAAGGTCGCCGATAAGTTCTTCGTCGGACCGCGTCCGCTGCGAGTCGCGATTTTCAGGAAGGATGAGGACCTCATCTACTCGATGATCTATCGCGACGGGAAGGAAGGCGCGATCCTTGCGAAGCGCTTCCGTGTCGGCGGCATCACTCGCGACAAGGAATACGACCTGATGAAAGGCACGCCCGGCAGCCGCATCTTCTACTTCGCCGTCCACAAGAGCGAAGCGGAGAGCGCGGACCAACTGCTCGTCGTCCACATCAAGCCGGCCTTGCGGCTGCGCAATGTGAGTCGTCCGTTCAGCTTCGGTGAAGTCCCGATCAAGGGCCGCAGCAGCGGCGGCAACATCGTGACCAAGCTACCGATCGACCGGGTGGTGCGTGCGCCGAAGGACTTCGATCCCGAGGTTGGCGCGTAG
- a CDS encoding pectate lyase family protein, translated as MRPALVLLVLAPLLQAGPVGFASLDGGTTGGGDAKTIVVHTAKELQDAIERLDVKDKKRRDSEPRVIRLAGDIDLGELANQKPGHELKKVGILQPRSNTTLEGPPGGATLTAGTIELHGVENVIIRNLRFRGLWEHDPSGEYDEMGWDYLRVTSAGKTGSRHVWVDHCDFGKVYDGQLDVVHGSDLVTISHCIFSGGEGEQKKGLLFGHSSSDSARAQDKGHLNVTIHDCWFRSHHLGHRRRHAGRGMRLQGLQAANVLLPCGR; from the coding sequence ATGCGCCCTGCCCTCGTCCTGCTCGTGCTCGCCCCCCTGCTCCAGGCTGGTCCGGTTGGATTTGCCTCGCTCGACGGCGGCACCACCGGCGGCGGCGATGCCAAGACGATCGTGGTCCACACGGCCAAGGAACTCCAGGACGCCATCGAACGGCTCGACGTGAAGGACAAGAAGCGCCGCGACTCCGAGCCGCGCGTGATCCGGCTCGCGGGTGACATCGACCTCGGGGAGCTGGCGAACCAGAAGCCGGGGCATGAATTGAAGAAAGTCGGAATCCTCCAGCCTCGGTCGAACACCACCCTCGAAGGCCCGCCGGGCGGGGCGACCCTCACCGCCGGCACGATCGAGCTACACGGCGTGGAGAACGTCATCATCCGCAACCTCCGCTTCCGCGGACTTTGGGAGCATGATCCCTCCGGCGAATACGATGAGATGGGCTGGGATTACCTCCGCGTCACTTCGGCTGGAAAGACCGGCTCCCGCCACGTGTGGGTGGATCACTGCGATTTCGGCAAGGTTTACGACGGTCAGCTCGACGTGGTGCACGGCTCCGACCTCGTCACCATCTCGCACTGCATCTTCTCCGGCGGCGAGGGCGAGCAAAAGAAGGGCCTGCTATTCGGCCATTCGTCATCGGACAGCGCCCGCGCGCAGGACAAGGGACACCTCAATGTCACCATCCACGATTGCTGGTTCCGAAGCCACCATCTCGGTCACCGGCGGCGCCACGCTGGTCGAGGGATGCGTCTACAAGGACTGCAAGCAGCCAACGTCCTTCTCCCATGCGGACGATAA
- the gatB gene encoding Asp-tRNA(Asn)/Glu-tRNA(Gln) amidotransferase subunit GatB, with amino-acid sequence MSYLVTIGLEVHCQVKTRTKMFCACETSFGEEPNTRTCPVCLGLPGALPVLNRHAIEKTLLAGLLLDCGSPEISRWDRKSYFYPDMPKNFQTTQMDFPLCIGGSVPLYDHCYPTDARKNIARPGHKVRLNRIHLEEDVAKSTHLGNSSLIDFNRAGTPLMEIVTEPDLESAEEAGAFLRSLQMILQQGGISDADMEKGQLRCDVNISLRRKESDPLGAKIELKNLNSISAVRRAIQFETARQAVELDIGNPLFQSTWRWDDDRGETQLMRTKEDAHDYRYFPCPDLLPIVTAPILEKVRPMLTERPHERSARYEADFSVSPYDASVLSSDLPLANYFEALAATPGVPGKKAANFLLNTLLGTLNERSVAIVDSPLSPEKTGALLGLVEGGTLALSQAKEVLVVLLDAPDKDPAAVAKELGFEPADAGELDSLCDQVIAANPKQVDEIKAGNEKLLNFLTGQVMKASSSKPNPKQVTEILASKLK; translated from the coding sequence ATGTCCTATTTGGTCACCATCGGCCTCGAAGTTCACTGCCAGGTCAAAACGCGCACGAAGATGTTCTGCGCCTGCGAAACGTCCTTCGGCGAGGAGCCAAACACCCGCACCTGCCCGGTCTGCCTCGGCCTGCCCGGTGCCCTGCCGGTGCTCAACCGCCACGCGATCGAGAAAACCCTGCTGGCCGGGCTGCTGCTCGACTGCGGTTCGCCGGAAATCTCCCGCTGGGACCGCAAGAGCTACTTCTACCCGGACATGCCGAAGAATTTCCAGACGACGCAGATGGATTTCCCCCTCTGCATCGGCGGCTCGGTCCCCCTCTACGACCACTGCTACCCGACCGACGCCCGGAAAAACATCGCTCGCCCGGGCCACAAGGTCCGGCTGAACCGCATCCACCTCGAGGAAGACGTGGCCAAATCGACGCACCTCGGGAATTCCTCGCTGATCGATTTCAACCGCGCCGGCACGCCGCTGATGGAAATCGTCACTGAGCCCGACCTCGAGTCAGCCGAGGAAGCCGGTGCCTTCTTGCGCTCGCTGCAGATGATCCTCCAGCAAGGCGGCATTTCCGACGCGGACATGGAGAAAGGCCAGCTCCGCTGCGACGTGAACATTTCCCTGCGTCGCAAGGAAAGCGACCCGCTGGGCGCGAAGATCGAGCTGAAGAATCTCAACTCCATTTCCGCCGTCCGCCGTGCGATCCAATTCGAGACCGCACGTCAGGCAGTGGAACTCGACATTGGCAACCCGCTGTTCCAATCGACTTGGCGCTGGGACGACGACCGCGGCGAGACGCAGCTCATGCGGACCAAGGAAGACGCGCACGACTACCGCTACTTCCCCTGCCCCGACCTGCTGCCAATCGTCACTGCACCGATCCTCGAAAAGGTCCGCCCGATGCTAACTGAGCGCCCGCACGAGCGCTCAGCACGCTACGAGGCCGACTTCAGCGTCAGCCCCTACGATGCCTCGGTGCTCTCGTCCGATCTGCCACTGGCGAATTACTTCGAAGCCCTCGCCGCCACGCCCGGCGTGCCCGGCAAGAAGGCCGCGAATTTCCTGCTCAACACCCTGCTCGGCACGCTCAATGAACGCTCCGTGGCCATCGTCGACTCGCCGCTTTCGCCGGAGAAAACCGGGGCGTTGCTGGGCTTGGTGGAGGGTGGCACGCTGGCGCTGAGTCAGGCGAAGGAGGTGCTGGTCGTGCTGCTCGATGCCCCGGACAAGGACCCCGCCGCGGTCGCGAAGGAGCTCGGCTTCGAGCCCGCCGACGCCGGGGAACTTGATTCACTGTGTGACCAAGTCATCGCCGCCAATCCGAAGCAGGTGGACGAGATCAAGGCCGGCAACGAAAAGCTCCTGAATTTCCTCACCGGCCAGGTCATGAAGGCATCCTCCAGCAAGCCGAACCCCAAGCAGGTGACGGAGATCCTGGCTTCAAAACTGAAATAG
- a CDS encoding AAA family ATPase — MNVSIRNYKSIRSLDFESRRVNVIIGEPNCGKTNVIEALSLFHLSSVKNAQTCLRARLPSEMFWDQDIGSPISVIVGGLKLEVGLHSGAVVAVGKQSGPHLSIQGEYAEGTSLIKFSLILPGDLAKFPKMSGGEGVTAKWPQSICPYWFLPMEDFSSHEVVRLAPPFGENLATLLSSRKEARQTAAEVFDRGGFNLEVRPRENRLGLTKSFDGITVSIPFSSSSETLRRILFYRLALETNSDSVLLLDEPEANTFPLFTKLFAEQMAADDRGNTFFLTTHSPYLLGSLIEKTPKEDLAIILCHMENFETKARVLEQTEVQELLDLGPDAFFNLDRLGEG; from the coding sequence ATGAATGTTTCGATTCGGAACTACAAATCCATCCGCTCGCTCGATTTCGAGAGCCGGCGCGTGAATGTGATCATCGGCGAACCGAATTGCGGGAAGACGAACGTGATTGAGGCGTTGAGCCTTTTTCACCTGAGTTCTGTGAAGAATGCGCAGACTTGTCTTCGGGCGAGGCTTCCGAGCGAGATGTTCTGGGACCAAGATATTGGCAGCCCAATTTCTGTGATCGTTGGAGGTCTCAAGCTTGAGGTTGGCCTCCATTCAGGGGCGGTGGTGGCTGTTGGTAAGCAGAGCGGGCCTCATCTTTCAATCCAAGGGGAATACGCAGAGGGGACGTCGCTGATAAAGTTCTCTCTAATTCTTCCGGGAGATCTGGCCAAGTTCCCCAAGATGAGCGGAGGAGAGGGCGTGACTGCGAAGTGGCCGCAAAGCATCTGCCCCTATTGGTTTCTCCCAATGGAGGATTTTAGCTCTCACGAAGTGGTTCGGCTGGCCCCCCCATTCGGAGAAAACCTCGCGACGCTTTTGTCGAGCAGGAAGGAGGCACGTCAAACCGCTGCCGAAGTGTTCGATCGCGGCGGATTCAATCTGGAAGTCCGCCCCCGGGAGAACCGACTTGGTCTCACCAAAAGCTTTGACGGCATAACCGTCAGCATTCCGTTTTCGTCATCCTCAGAAACCCTCCGTCGTATTCTTTTCTACCGTCTCGCCCTCGAAACCAATAGCGACTCGGTTCTCCTCTTGGACGAACCGGAGGCCAACACCTTCCCATTGTTCACCAAGCTCTTCGCCGAGCAAATGGCTGCGGACGACCGCGGGAACACTTTCTTTCTCACAACCCACAGCCCCTACTTATTGGGTTCGCTGATCGAGAAGACTCCAAAGGAGGATTTGGCAATAATCCTTTGCCACATGGAGAACTTTGAGACGAAGGCCCGTGTGTTGGAGCAGACCGAGGTTCAGGAGCTTCTCGACCTCGGCCCCGACGCGTTTTTCAACCTCGATCGTCTCGGCGAGGGATGA
- a CDS encoding DNA-methyltransferase: MLHHGDCLKVLPTLPEGSVDLVVTSPPYNLGINYRSFDDTAGRAEFLEWCNAWATEVKRVLADDGSFFLNVGAAPANPLMPHQIVLALTDGPNALFTLQNTFHWIKSITVETRGGEQISAGHFKPINSQRFVNDCHEYVFHLTKTGNVKLDRRGAGVPYQDKSNIARWGHTGGIDKRCRGNTWFIPYDTIMSREKERPHPASFPIALVEQCIRLHGKGAETRLLDPFLGIGSSAVAAKRQGVKEFTGIELDDYYLSVAKERLEAPAERELF; encoded by the coding sequence GTGCTTCACCACGGCGACTGCCTGAAAGTCCTTCCCACCCTGCCCGAGGGCTCCGTGGACCTAGTTGTCACCTCGCCGCCATACAACCTCGGCATCAACTACCGCAGCTTTGACGACACCGCGGGACGCGCTGAGTTCCTCGAGTGGTGCAATGCTTGGGCGACGGAGGTGAAGCGCGTGCTGGCCGATGACGGCTCGTTCTTCCTCAATGTCGGCGCCGCTCCGGCGAACCCATTGATGCCGCATCAGATCGTGCTGGCGCTCACCGATGGGCCAAACGCGCTCTTCACGCTCCAGAATACCTTCCACTGGATCAAGTCGATCACCGTCGAGACCCGTGGCGGCGAGCAAATCAGTGCCGGGCATTTCAAGCCGATCAACTCGCAGCGCTTCGTCAACGACTGCCACGAGTATGTCTTCCACCTGACCAAGACCGGCAACGTGAAGCTCGATCGCCGTGGCGCGGGCGTGCCCTATCAGGACAAGTCAAACATCGCCCGCTGGGGTCACACCGGCGGCATCGACAAGCGTTGCCGCGGGAACACGTGGTTCATTCCCTACGACACGATCATGTCGCGGGAAAAGGAACGACCCCACCCCGCCAGCTTCCCGATTGCGCTGGTGGAGCAGTGCATCCGCCTCCACGGCAAGGGCGCGGAGACCCGCTTGCTCGATCCCTTCCTCGGCATCGGCAGCTCAGCCGTCGCGGCAAAGCGGCAGGGCGTGAAGGAGTTCACCGGCATCGAGCTGGACGACTACTACTTGTCCGTGGCGAAGGAGCGGTTGGAGGCCCCGGCGGAGCGAGAGCTGTTTTAG
- a CDS encoding glycosyl hydrolase, translated as MKPIALLLLFASLVSADDTAWPPVTNEAKPWTRWWWLGSGVDAKNLTRELEAFSKAGLGGVEICPIYGAKGYEDRDLPFLSDKWTGAYAHAAQETARLGMGIDLTTGTGWPFGGPGVEEKDASASLQNVKAKAEGGKAVSLALPKGKVEALSAWPEQGDAVDLTAHVKDGRLEWTPPPGNWRIHGLVSKHAIQKVKRAAPGGAGWVLDPFSPESIVTYLKSFDTALDRPDIPEPRAHFHDSFEYYGAGWTNELFTRFEKLRGYDLRSQLPAFHGEGDTDTISRVRADYRETASDLHREYLAKWHDWAKQRGSLTRNQAHGSPGNLLDHYAVADIPETEIFRHVDEAQIPMLQFASSAAHVTGKKLVSAETFTWLGEHFQVTPANLKEAADFVWLGGVNHILFHGIPYSPEDAPWPGWLFYASTHMGPNGGLWKDLPAFNAYMTRVQSFLQSGKPDADVLLYFPIHDIWHDGSEGLPLFTMHNQEKWLYPSEFYQAAMNLRKAGVPYDFVSDRILADLKVEDGHLVSSGKRYRDLLIPSCRHLPDSTAKLVEGLHQNGAKVKTLPKRSFGGSNGEIGRTVESHLPSIPRADSSDVKSAILKDGIACEESLSELGIRFIRRALEDGHAYFLVNSSGKPVDAKIKLARSHQSAVLLDPMSGKSGVANTKDGIRLVLATGESRVVRTFSNKHAEGPRWTDPEPAGEPLALTGTWKVSFLDGGPTLPQPFETTSLTSWTDQTDETYRNFSGTALYRLEFDLTEKSPALLDLGEIAHTARVRLNGKDAGTCWAPPHRLDVRDLLVAGKNVLEVEVTNLAANRIADLDRRKVAWKAFHEINFVNIDYKNFDASGWKPLSSGLLGPVTLVPVKAP; from the coding sequence ATGAAACCCATCGCCCTTCTTCTCCTCTTCGCATCCCTCGTCAGCGCCGACGACACCGCGTGGCCTCCCGTCACGAATGAAGCCAAGCCGTGGACCCGCTGGTGGTGGCTTGGCAGCGGCGTCGATGCGAAGAATCTGACAAGGGAGCTGGAAGCCTTTTCCAAGGCTGGCCTCGGCGGCGTGGAGATTTGCCCGATCTACGGCGCGAAGGGCTACGAGGATCGCGACCTGCCCTTCCTCTCCGACAAGTGGACCGGTGCCTACGCCCATGCGGCGCAGGAAACCGCGCGGCTTGGCATGGGCATCGACCTCACCACCGGCACCGGCTGGCCCTTCGGCGGGCCGGGGGTGGAAGAGAAAGATGCATCGGCCTCCCTGCAAAACGTGAAGGCGAAGGCGGAAGGCGGAAAGGCCGTCTCGCTGGCACTGCCGAAGGGAAAGGTGGAAGCACTCTCCGCATGGCCGGAGCAAGGCGACGCAGTCGATCTAACAGCTCACGTGAAGGACGGCCGGCTGGAGTGGACGCCACCGCCAGGCAACTGGCGAATCCATGGCTTGGTCTCGAAGCATGCCATTCAGAAGGTGAAGCGCGCCGCGCCCGGTGGGGCTGGCTGGGTGCTCGATCCGTTTTCGCCCGAGTCGATCGTCACCTACCTGAAGTCCTTCGATACTGCGCTGGACCGGCCGGACATCCCCGAACCCCGCGCACATTTCCACGACTCCTTCGAGTATTACGGCGCGGGCTGGACAAACGAGCTGTTCACGCGCTTCGAGAAGCTCCGCGGCTACGACCTCCGCTCCCAACTCCCCGCCTTCCATGGCGAAGGCGACACCGACACGATCTCCCGCGTCCGAGCCGATTACCGCGAGACCGCCAGCGACCTGCACCGCGAGTATCTCGCCAAGTGGCACGACTGGGCGAAGCAACGCGGCAGCCTCACGCGGAACCAAGCCCACGGATCCCCGGGCAATCTGTTAGATCACTACGCCGTCGCCGACATCCCCGAGACGGAGATCTTCCGCCACGTCGATGAAGCGCAGATTCCGATGCTCCAGTTCGCCTCGTCCGCCGCCCACGTGACCGGCAAGAAGCTCGTCTCTGCGGAGACCTTCACCTGGCTCGGCGAGCACTTCCAGGTCACGCCCGCGAACCTCAAGGAAGCCGCGGACTTCGTCTGGCTCGGCGGCGTGAATCACATCCTCTTCCACGGCATCCCCTACTCGCCCGAGGATGCGCCATGGCCGGGCTGGCTCTTCTACGCCTCCACCCACATGGGCCCGAATGGCGGGCTGTGGAAAGACCTACCCGCCTTCAATGCCTACATGACCCGGGTGCAGTCGTTCCTGCAATCCGGCAAGCCCGATGCGGATGTGTTGCTCTACTTCCCCATCCACGACATCTGGCACGATGGCAGCGAGGGCCTGCCGCTATTCACGATGCACAACCAGGAGAAGTGGCTGTATCCCTCCGAGTTTTATCAGGCGGCGATGAATCTGAGGAAAGCCGGCGTCCCGTACGATTTCGTGTCGGATCGGATCCTAGCGGATCTGAAGGTCGAAGATGGACACCTCGTTTCGAGTGGAAAGCGCTACCGGGATCTTCTGATTCCCTCTTGCCGACACTTGCCCGACTCCACGGCAAAACTCGTCGAAGGCCTTCATCAGAACGGCGCGAAGGTAAAGACTCTTCCGAAAAGATCCTTTGGTGGTTCAAATGGTGAAATCGGTCGTACAGTCGAAAGCCACTTGCCATCGATTCCGCGTGCCGATTCGAGCGATGTGAAGTCTGCGATCCTTAAAGACGGCATAGCGTGCGAGGAATCGCTTTCCGAACTAGGCATCCGCTTCATTCGCCGGGCCCTGGAAGATGGCCATGCCTACTTCCTCGTGAATTCTTCGGGCAAACCGGTTGATGCGAAGATCAAGCTCGCCCGTTCGCATCAGTCCGCCGTGCTCCTCGATCCCATGAGTGGCAAAAGCGGTGTGGCCAACACCAAAGATGGCATTCGTCTCGTCCTTGCGACCGGCGAGTCGCGCGTCGTCCGCACTTTTTCTAATAAGCATGCCGAAGGACCCCGCTGGACCGATCCCGAACCGGCAGGTGAGCCGCTCGCGCTGACTGGCACGTGGAAGGTAAGCTTCCTCGACGGCGGCCCAACCTTACCGCAGCCTTTTGAAACCACGTCGCTCACTTCGTGGACGGACCAGACAGACGAAACCTACCGGAACTTCTCCGGCACCGCGCTTTACCGATTGGAGTTCGACCTGACGGAGAAGTCCCCCGCCCTGCTCGACCTCGGCGAGATTGCCCACACGGCGAGAGTCCGCCTCAATGGCAAAGACGCCGGCACCTGCTGGGCACCACCGCACCGGCTCGACGTCCGTGACCTGTTAGTCGCTGGCAAAAACGTGCTCGAAGTCGAGGTGACCAACCTCGCCGCCAACCGCATCGCCGACCTCGACCGGCGCAAGGTGGCATGGAAGGCCTTTCACGAGATCAACTTCGTGAACATCGACTACAAGAACTTCGACGCCTCGGGCTGGAAGCCGCTCTCATCGGGTCTGTTAGGGCCAGTGACGCTGGTGCCGGTGAAGGCCCCATAA
- a CDS encoding DNA alkylation repair protein, with protein sequence MAAKKAPVWDLETALAALKERATQAQLDGMARYAIPSDRAFGVAMRDVQTVAKSLGKNHALAAELWASGWYEARLLACYVDDPTAVTAKQMDDWCRDFDNWAVVDTVCFALFKRSPHAWRKVEAWSSKKDEFQRRGAFALLWALAGRDGGEEPFYRGLELIEQAATDERNFVKKAVNMALRAIGKRNLPLHTAATATAKRLGASEKPASRWIGKDALKEPESPKVVWKLGHSK encoded by the coding sequence ATGGCTGCGAAGAAAGCACCCGTTTGGGACCTCGAAACCGCCTTGGCGGCGCTCAAGGAGCGGGCGACCCAAGCCCAATTGGACGGCATGGCCCGCTATGCCATCCCCTCCGATCGGGCCTTCGGCGTAGCCATGCGGGACGTCCAGACGGTGGCGAAGTCCTTGGGAAAGAACCACGCGCTCGCTGCGGAACTGTGGGCAAGCGGTTGGTATGAGGCGCGCCTGCTGGCTTGCTATGTGGACGATCCCACGGCCGTGACCGCGAAGCAAATGGACGATTGGTGCCGGGATTTCGACAACTGGGCGGTCGTCGATACGGTCTGCTTCGCCCTCTTCAAGCGCTCGCCGCATGCGTGGCGGAAGGTGGAGGCATGGTCATCGAAAAAGGACGAGTTTCAGCGGCGCGGCGCCTTCGCCCTGCTCTGGGCGCTGGCCGGGAGGGATGGGGGGGAGGAGCCGTTTTATCGAGGGCTGGAACTCATCGAGCAGGCCGCGACGGACGAGCGGAATTTCGTGAAAAAGGCGGTGAACATGGCCCTGCGCGCGATCGGCAAGAGGAACCTGCCGCTCCATACCGCCGCCACGGCGACCGCGAAACGCCTCGGCGCCTCTGAGAAGCCAGCCTCCCGCTGGATCGGGAAGGACGCGCTGAAGGAACCCGAGAGCCCGAAGGTCGTTTGGAAGCTAGGCCATTCCAAATAG